GCAGGCGTACTGCGCGAAAGAGTCACTTCAAAGGGTGGTACCACTGCTGCTGCACTGGATATGCTCAAGCAACTCGATTGGCATGGCGCTCTTGAAAAAGCAATTGATGCAGCTAGCCAACGCGGCAAAACTATGGGCGATGAACTAGGTAAGAACTAAAAGCGAGCTAAACCCAAGAGGATTCCTAGAAATAGGCATCCCCCCAACCAGTTATTGTGGCGAAAAGCTTTAAAGCAATCCTCGCGCTTGCGAGTGGCTACCAGTTTCAGGTGATACAAAGCGCAAGCCAAAGCTAGGCACCAACCCACCCAGAAGTAATTATGTAGATTTGCCAGTTGAGCAACCCACACCTGACTCAGAAATAGTACGCCGTAACTCAGCGCAATTGCGAGAACATCAAAGCGGCCAAAGGTAATGGCTGAAGTACGCAAACCCAAACGCAAATCATCATCGCGATCAACCATAGCGTAAGCCGTGTCATAAGCAATCGCCCAGAAGATGTTACCTATAAACAAAATCCAAGCTTCTAGCGGAATAAAACCAAGCACTGCTGCATAGGCCATCGGAATTCCAAAGCCAAAGGCAATACCCAGGACTGCTTGAGGAATCGCAAAAAAACGTTTAGTAAAGGGATAGAGAATCGCAACCGCAAGGGCAAAAAAAGAAAGTTCTTTAGTCAGGGTATTGAGGGGCTGAATAAGTAAGTAGGCTATTAACGCTAAAGTGGCTGCCACTCCCAATGCTTCCTTCCCAGAAATCTTGCCGCTGGTAATTGGCCGGTCTCTGGTTCGCAAAACATGGCGATCAAAATTTTGATCCGCGTAATCATTAATAGCGCAACCTGCACTACGCATTAAAAATGTACCCAAGGTAAAAATGATGAGCAGATGTAGCTCAGGAAAGCCGCCACTCGCTAACCAAAGTGCCCATAAGGTCGGCCACAACAACAATAGCGTACCGATTGGTTTATCCAAGCGAATCAAATAGGCGTAAGCAACAATACGATCACGCATTAGATAAATAGTCTTTCTTCATTCGCAATCATGCTCATAGCGTAATTATCAAGCTTTTAGAAATTCTGTACGAGAGCCTAACCAACGTTCGAGATGCCGCTCCACTAAGTCGCCATGCTCAGCTAGCAAACGCTCTGCTGCTATCTGTGCCAACTCGATCAGCCACGCATCGCGCTGCAGGTCCACAAACCTTAGCATCGCATCACCAGATTGCTTAGCCCCCAATAACTCACCAGGACCCCGTAGCGATAAATCTCGCTCCGCAATCACAAAGCCATCGGAAGTTTCTCGCAAAGTCTGTAAGCGCTCTTTAGCGGCTAAAGATAAGGGCTCTGCATACATGAGAATGCAAACTGAATCCGCCGAACCGCGCCCTACACGCCCACGCAATTGATGAATTTGCGCATAACCAAAACGTTCGGCATGCTCGATCACCATCAATGCCGCATTAGGCACATCTACCCCCACCTCAATTACTGTAGTCGCTACAAGCAATTGAATCTCATTAGCTTTAAATGCGGCCATGACCGCTGCCTTCTCATCACTTTTTAATCGACCATGAACCAAGCCGACCTTGAAATTCGGCAATGCTTGTGTGAGCTGCTCAAAGCTTTCAACCGCTGTTTGCAATTGCAATACCTCTGACTCTTCAATCAAAGGGCAAACCCAGTAAGCTTGCAGTCCCTTGGCTAGCCAATCATGCAGACCGCTAATCACCTCATCTCTTCGCGCCGCCTTTACCACTTTGGTGGCAATCGGCTTGCGACCCGGAGGCAATTCATCAATCACGGAAACATCTAGATCGGCGTAATAGGTCATCGCTAGAGTGCGAGGGATAGGGGTCGCTGACATCATGAGCTGGTGGCAATAAAAAAGTTCGGAACCAACCCGCTGTTGAATCTCTAAACGCTGCCTCACACCAAAACGATGTTGCTCATCAATTACTGCTAAACCCAATTTGGCAAAGCTCACCTTATCTTGAATAAGCGCGTGTGTACCAATAATGAGTTGGGCTTCACCGCTCTCAATCATCTCTTGGGAAAACCTTTTTTCCTTTGCTTTCAAACTGCCAGAGAGCCAAGCAATTTTTACTCCTATCGGCTCAAACCACTCCTGCATCTTAAGGTAGTGTTGTTCAGCCAAAATTTCGGTGGGCGCCATGATGGCGGCTTGATAGCCGTGGTCCATGGCACGCGCAGCAGCCAATGCTGCAATCACCGTTTTCCCACTACCCACATCACCTTGTAATAAGCGATTCATTGGGAAGGTCTGAGAGAGATCCAGACCAATCTCAGACCAGACGCGCGCTTGAGCGCCAGTCAATTTAAAGGGCAAGACTTTAAGCAAGCCCTCTTCAATGCTGGCATTTGCATTGTTTGCCTTACTTGCTTGCCGATCCTTCGTAAAACTAGGGGCGCGCCTTTCTCTACGAATGGCATGAGCCCGTTTTAGAGAAATCTGCTGGGCAAGCAATTCCTCAAACTGCACGCGGCGCCATGCAGGATGTGTGCGCTCTAGAAGTGATTGGGTATTGGCGTCGGCAGGTGGTTGGTGCAAATAGCAAATCGCATCTTGCAACTGTGGCCAATCATTTGTTGGCAAAATTTCTGCCATCAGTTTGGATGGTAAAAATTCCGCCAAACTCTCTTTAAGACTGCTATCCCGCAAAGCCTGCAAGACCGCCTTGCGAATCATCGTTTGTGAGATGCCCGCACTCGCGGGGTAGACCGGGGTCAAACTTGCCGGTAATGGTGCATCTGGGGTCACCGCCCGAACTATGGGGTGAACCATTTCAGGGCCTTGATAACCCTCTCGGACCTCACCGCGGACTCGGATATGGGCACCGACTGCCATTTGCTTTTGCTGGCTGGGATAAAAATTGAGGAAACGGAGCTGTAGCGAAGCAGTGTCATCTTCAATCGTGACCAAAAGCTGTCTTCTAGGACGAAACGTCACCTGATTTCGAATCACGACACCCTGGGTCTGAATGGAATGGAACCTTCCCAAGCCCAAAGCTTCCTCGATAGTGAAGAGCTCAGTCTCGTCCTCATAGCGGGATGGCAGGTGCAAAGCAAGTGCCATAGGGCTGTTTAAACCCATCTTTTCGAGTGCAGTTGGCGGTCGCTTAGTCGTCATCGTTAAAATCCAATACCTGATGGTAATGCTATGCAACTTTCCGACTTCAATTACGACCTCCCACCCCAACTAATTGCCCAGCATCCCCTGGCCAATAGAACGGACAGCCGCCTCCTAGAGGTCAAGGCCGAAGGGGGTGATATCGCCCAATTGATCGATCGGAAGTTCCCGGACATTCTTAACCTTATCAAGCCTGGGGATTTGCTGGTCTTCAATGACACCAAAGTCATTCCCGCTCGCCTACATGGCAAAAAAGAGACTGGGGGTAATGTTGAGCTCCTCATTGAGCGCATTAGCGGAGATCAACAAGCCTGGGTACAAATTAGAGCCTCGAAGGTTCCTAAGACCGGCAGTATTGTTCATGTGCACAATAAAGCGGGTGAGACCTTCCCAGTGGAAATGCTTGGCTATGATGGCCGATTTTATGAAGTGCGCTTCCCTGAGAATGTTTTCTCCTTACTGGAGCGTTTCGGTGAGCTACCGCTCCCGCCTTATATCGAGCATCAACCAGATCAAGAAGATGCCAATCGCTACCAAACAGTAGTTGCCAAAAACCCGGGCGCTGTTGCAGCTCCTACGGCAGGATTGCATTTTGATGAAGCTATCCTCAAGAAGCTAAATGAACTCGGAGTGAAGCAGGCTGTCGTTACCCTACATGTGGGTGCTGGTACTTTTACGCCCGTCCGAGAGGAAGATCTCAGTAAACACAAAATGCACTACGAGTGGTTTTCAGTTCCCGCAGAAACGATTGAAGCAATAAAGGCCACTCACAAAGCAGGCAGCAGGGTCATTGCAGTCGGGACAACTAGTCTGCGAGCCCTAGAAAGCCAGGCTCAGACTCAGCAAACCAGTGGCGAAACCAATTTATTTATTACGCCTGGCTACACATTCAAAACCGTAGATTGCTTACTTACAAACTTTCATCTGCCAAAATCAACCCTATTAATGCTGGTGAGCGCCTTTGCAGGTGTAGACAATATCCGCAACGCCTATCAACATGCCATTCAAAATGAATATCGTTTTTTTAGTTACGGCGATGCGATGTTCTTAAGCCGCCCTAACCAAACAAGCTCATGACAAAACCTGTTCACTTTAATATCCTCGCACGCGATTCTGCGAGCCCAGCACGTCTTGGCCAGCTTGACCTTCCTCATGGCAGCGTACAAACGCCGATCTTTATGCCAGTGGGAACGTATGGTACGGTGAAGGCAATGACACCTCGAGATTTAAATGAGGCCAAAGCCCAAATTATTTTAGGCAATACCTTTCATCTTTGGCTCCGCCCTGGTTTAGATGTCATTAAAAAACATGGTGGTTTACATCGCTTCATGGGTTGGGATAAGCCCATCCTCACTGACTCTGGCGGCTTTCAGGTCTTTAGCTTGGGCGCCCTGAGAAAAATTTCCGAAGAAGGTGTGACCTTTGCCTCCCCGATCAATGGCGATAAATTGTTTATGTCTCCAGAAGTATCGATGGAGATTCAGGCAGTACTTAATAGCGATATCGCTATGCAGTTTGATGAGTGCACGCCCTACGAAATCAAAGGGCAAGCAACTTCAGAAAAAACCGCACGCGCCTCATTAGAGATGTCGCTACGTTGGGGTGATCGCTCCTTAAAACGCTTTCGCGAGCTCGAGACAGGCAACGGTCTCTTTGGCATTGTTCAGGGCGGGATGTTTGAAAATCTCCGTGAGTTTTCCTTAGAGGCAGTCAGCCAGCAGGGGTTTGATGGCATTGCGATTGGTGGTCTCTCAGTTGGGGAACCAAAGCCTGAGTTTGAGCGCATTCTGAATTTCACGGCTCCTAAACTGCCAGAGCACATGCCCCACTACTTGATGGGGGTTGGTACACCTGAAGATCTGATGCTAGGCGTCAGCCTCGGCATCGATATGTTTGACTGTGTGATGCCGACTCGCAATGCCCGCAATGGCTGGCTCTTTACCCGCTTTGGCGACCTTAAGCTGCGGAATTCAGGGTACAAGGACGACGATCGCCCTGTTGACCCTACCTGCGCCTGCTATACCTGCAAAAACTTCACTAGATCCTACTTAAATCACCTCCAGAAGGCAAATGAGATCCTCGGATCGCAGCTCAATACCATCCACAACCTCTCCTACTATCTCCAGTTAATGGAAGAGGTTCGAGAATCCCTGGCTAAAGACCGTTTCAGTGCCTATCGCGAGGAATTTCATCGGAATCGCCAACGGGGCGTAGAGCCTGGACAGGATTAAGAGCCCTAGGGCAGTAAATCAGCCCTCAAAGCCCCATACAGTTTAGAATTGCGGGTTTACGGCTTCGCTTTAAAAGCCTAAAACTGAAGCAGTTTCCAATTGGTAATTAATGGAGGTTTTGTATGTGGATTAGTAACGCTTTTGCCCAGGCTCCAGCCGCGGGTGCAGATTCTGGTGGCTTGATGAGCTTCCTTCCCCTCATTTTGATGTTTGCAGTGCTGTACTTCATCATGATTCGCCCACAAATGAAGCGTCAGAAAGAAACTAAAGCAATGCTTGAGTCTCTTGCTGTTGGCGACGAAGTCGTGACGGTTGGCGGCATCATCGGCAAAGTGACTGCATTGAAAGATCAAGTAGTGACTGTTGAAATCTCTGCCGGTACTGAAGTGCAGATGCAAAAAGGTGCCATCACAACAGTATTGCCAAAAGGCTCACTGAAGTCTGCTTAATCAGCTTGTTTAAAAGTATCTCAATATGAATCGCTATCCCCTCTGGAAATACATAGTCATCCTGTTTGCTTTATTAATCGGAGGACTATATTCATTACCCAATTTCTACGGGGAGGCTCCAGCGGTTCAAGTCTCATCCGCCAAACCAACCATCAAGGTTGATTTGGCGACTCAGTCTCGAGTTGAAAAGATTCTGACTGATGACAACATTAGCAATACCGGCATCTTCTTTGAATCTACAGGCAGTGTAGGTTCAATCAAAATTCGTTTTAGCAATACCGATATCCAACTACGTGCTCGCGACTTGTTACAGCAGAAGTTGAACCTCGACCAAAACGAACCTAATTTCACAGTTGCATTAAATCTACTCTCCAACACGCCGAGCTGGTTAAATGCACTCAATGCATTACCCATGCCACTTGGCCTTGACTTACGAGGCGGCGTCTACTTCTTGCTACAAGTCGATATGAAGGGCGCTGTTCAGAAGAAGGTAACTTCTTTAGCGACGGATATTCGCAGCCAACTCCGCGATAAATCCATTCGCCAACAAGGCATCGAGCGCGGTCAAGACTCCATTACTCTGACTTTTGGTAGCACCGAGGATGCTGAAAAGGCACGCTCTGTCTTGATGACTAGCCAGCCCGATCTGACCTGGCAAATTAAGCCAACCGGGCTATCTCCAAAACTCGTCGGCGAATTTAAACCTACTGCCCTGAAAGAAATTCAAGACAACGCAGTAAAACAAAATATCGTGACACTCAACAAGCGCGTGAATGAATTGGCCGTTAAAGAGCCAGTCATTCAGCAACAAGGTGCCGAGCGTATCGTGGTTCAACTGCCGGGAGTACAAGATACTGCCCGCGCTAAGGACATTATTGGCCGTACCGCAACACTCGAGTCTCGATTGGCTGACCCAATCGTCTCAACTATTGCGATTGGCGAGACTCCACCCCCGGGCATGGATGTTTTCCGCTTCGGCGAAAATCGCCAAGGTGTATTCAAAAAATCAGTCATCTTCAGTGGCGATCGTATTACCGACGCGAGCGCTGGCTTTGATCAAAACCAACGTCCTGCTGTCAACATCTCTTTAGATGCTGCCGGTGGTCGCGTGATGCAAGAAGTAACCCGTGAGAATATCGGTAAACCGATGGGCATGATCTTGTTTGAAAAAGGCAAAGGCGAGGTTCTCACCATTGCTACGATTCAAGGTGAGTTTGGCTCTAAGTTTCAGATTACTGGTCAACCGACTACCGAGAGTGCGAATGATTTAGCCCTTTTGTTGCGCGCAGGCTCACTCGCAGCCCCAATGGAAATCATTGAAGAGCGCACGATTGGACCAAGTCTGGGTGCAGAAAATATTGAGAAAGGTTTCAAATCCCTCATCATTGGCTTTGGAGCCATCTCCATCTTCATGATTGCTTACTACTTACTGTTTGGCACTTTCTCAGTCGTAGCTCTGGCAGTCAACTTGTTACTCTTGATTTCAGTGCTCTCGATGTTGCAAGCCACCCTAACCTTGCCAGGTATTGCTGCGATGGCCTTAGCACTGGGTATGGCGATTGACTCCAACGTCTTGATTAACGAACGTATTCGTGAGGAGTTGCGCAATGGCGCCGCTCCGCAAACAGCTATTGCAGTTGGCTTTGATAAAGCCTGGGCAACGATCTTGGATTCAAACGTCACTACCTTAATTGCGGGTCTTGCATTACTAGCATTTGGCTCCGGTCCGATCAAAGGCTTTGCAGTAGTGCATTGCCTTGGCATTTTGACTTCCATGTTTTCAGCAGTCTTTTTCTCACGTGGCCTGGTTAATCTCTGGTACGGCAGAGGTAAAAAAGTTCAGAAACTCGCTATCGGCCAAGTTTGGCGTCCACAGGAGAAATAAGCCATGGAATTTTTCCGGATCAAAAAAGACATTCCCTTCATGCGCCATGCATTGGCGCTCAATGCAGTTTCGTTGATCACTTTCTTAGCCGCTGTTTTCTTCCTTTGGCATAACGGCCTGCATCTATCTATTGAGTTCACTGGCGGTACGGTAATGGAAGTTACCTATCCACAAACAGCCCCTTTGGATTCGATTAGAGCGAATGTAGAAAAGTTAGGTTACTCCGATACGCAGATTCAGAACTTTGGCAGCTCACGTGATGTGATGATTCGCCTGCCATTGCAAAAAGATGCTGAAGGAAAAATGATCTCCTCAGCAGATCAAAGCGCCGCGGTCATGAAAGCACTTGAACCAGCTAGCTCTGGTGCAAAACTACAGCGTGTTGAGTTTGTTGGCCCACAAGTTGGGCGCGAGCTCGCGATTGACGGGCTCTTGGCACTGCTATTTGTAATTATTGGCATTGTGATTTACCTCTCCTTCCGTTTTGAGTGGAAATTTGCTGTCGCAGGCATCATCGCGAACTTACATGACATCGTGATTATTCTTGGCTTCTTTGCCTTCTTCCAGTGGGAGTTCTCACTCTCTGTGTTAGCTGCGGTATTGGCTGTATTGGGCTACTCAGTAAATGAGTCCGTGGTGATCTTTGACCGTATTCGTGAAAACTTCCGCAAATACCGCAAGATGGATACCCGCGAAATTATTGATAATGCAATTACAAGCACAATCAGTCGTACCGTGATTACTCACGGCAGTACTGAAATGATGGTTTTGGCAATGTTGATTTTTGGTGGCCCCACCCTCTTCTACTTTGCATTGGCACTCACCATTGGTATCTTGTTCGGTATTTACTCTTCAGTGTTCGTGGCAGCAGCTTTGGCGATGTGGCTTGGCGTCACCCGCGAAGACTTGGTAAAGGGTGAGCGTAAGCCTGATGATGCTGCCCGTAACGATGACCCAAACTTTGGGGCGCAGGTCTAAGTTTTGGCTACGCAGTTAACTTAATAAATTAGTTAAGCGTGAAATTCTGATGTTCGAGGGCGGCTAATATCTTCTTAGTCGCACCTTGATGCTCAATCGAGTAAGCCCTTGCGGCGCTCGACATCTTTGCCAGTTCGGAAGCATTCAAAAGCAATTCTTTTAAAGCATCCATCAGGGCAAGTGGCTCACCCAAGATGAGCTCGCCCTTGATACGCTTTGCAGCGCCCATCTCAATAGCATCTAATGCAGCCTGCTGGAAATTATAAGTATGCTCACCCAGCAATACCGGACATCCAGCGGCACAGGCTTCAATCAGATTCTGCCCGCCAAAAGGAAGTAGGCTGCCACCCATGATCACCAAGTCAGCAGCACTGTAATACATCGGCATCTCGCCCATCGAGTCACCGAGAATCACGTCTATATCTGAATGGATATTTGGCATCACCGTCCATTCTGAACGACATCGAAAGCGCAAACCAGCATCCTGAATTTGATTTGCCACTTCAGAGAAACGCTCGGGATGACGCGGTACCAGACAGAGCAATGGGGCAATATCAAAAGAATTAGAGAGTAAGAGTTCTTTCCAGGCTTTAAGGATGATTGATTCCTCACCATCACGAGTACTAGCAGCACAAACCATCAGACGCTGATCTGAATGTAGCTTTTGCTTCCAAGATTTACCCTGCTCAACTAAGCCTGAATCAAGTGGTACATCAAACTTGAGATTACCAACGATCTCAAGTTTTTTCACACCCAGAGTGCGATAGCGCTCAGCATCGAATTGTGTTTGAGCCAAGATACCGGCAAAAGCTTGAAATAAAGATCTACCAGCATTGCCAAATTGGTTTACACGACGAGCACTACGTTCAGATAAGCGCGCATTCACCAGAAATAATGGCAGACCGATTTCTGCGCAATAAAACACTACAGTAGGCCAAGCTTCAGTCTCCATAAATAAACCGAACTTGGGCTTGAATGCGCGAATGAAATTAGCAACAGACCAGCAGAGGTCATAAGGCAAATACACTTGGCGCAACTGACCCGCAGCAATTTCTTTAGCGAATAAAGCAGCGCCAGTACGACGGCCATTGAGTGTCATATGCGTCAGCAGAACCTTTTCGCCACGCTCTAAATAAGCCTGAACTAATGGTTGAGCCGCTCTAGTCTCACCAACCGATACCGCATGAATCCACACTGAATCCGGGGTGGTCGTTTTGCCATAAGCAAAACCCAGGCGCTCAAAGAAGTGATGTAAATATTCAGATGAGTGGCGCGTACGCCAGGCAAGACGAAAGAATGCAAAAGGCAATAAAAGATGCCAAAGCAATTGATAAACAGCAAACCAGATCTTGGGGCGGGCACCGTATTGCGAATCCTGCGGTGCGCGCCCAAGGCTTGGAGTCAAACTCACTTTTTCAGACGTTCGGTCAACTCGACCGCCTTGCCTAAATAAGAAGATGGGGTCATCTCGAGTAAAAGCGCTTTTGCATCATCAGGAATTTGCAAGCCGCGAATGAAAGTTTGTAAATCAGCTTGATTAATTCCTTTGCCACGAGTGAGCTCTTTAAGTTGCTCATACGGGTTCTCAATGCCATAACGACGCATTACGGTCTGCACTGGCTCTGCTAACACTTCCCAGCACTCATCTAAGTCCGCAGCAATAGCCGCATGGTTCACTTCCAACTTACCCAAACCACGCAAGGCGCTGTCATAAGCTAAAACGCTGTGGCCAAAAGCTGGGCCGAGGTTACGCAATACAGTTGAATCAGTGAGGTCACGCTGCCAGCGAGAAATTGGTAACTTCTCAGCCAGGTGACGCAATAAGGCATTTGCTACGCCCAAATTACCTTCAGAGTTTTCAAAGTCAATTGGGTTCACCTTGTGCGGCATGGTTGATGAACCAATCTCACCAGCTTTAGTGCGCTGCTTAAAGTAACCAATCGAAATATAAGCCCAGAAATCACGATCCATATCTAACAAGATTGTGTTGGCGCGAGCAATCGCATCAAACAGTTCGGCCATACCATCGTGAGGCTCAATCTGAATTGTGTACGGATTAAATGTAAGACCCAAACGCTTCTCAACCACATTCTTAGAAAAATTTTCCCAATCAAAATTAGGGTAGGCAGATAAATGCGCGTTGTAATTACCAACAGCACCATTCATCTTTCCTAACAGGGGAACTGCTGCAATCGTTGCAATCGCACGCTCTAAACGTTTAGCGATATTAGCCAGCTCTTTACCTAATGTGCTTGGAGAGGCTGGCTGACCATGCGTACGTGACAACAAGGGAACCTTGGCATTTTCAATTGCTAAATCAGTTAATACAGAAAGGACTTTTCTGAGTTGCGGCAACAATACTTCGTCTCGCGCCCCACGCAGCATCAAACCATGTGAGGTGTTGTTGATGTCTTCCGACGTACAAGCGAAGTGAATAAATTCACTGGCCTTTAGTAGATCTGGGCGATCAGCTACTTTTTCTTTCAGGAAGTATTCAACCGCCTTCACATCATGGTTTGTAACTGCCTCGATATCCTTAATGCGTTGCGCATCGGCATCAGAGAAGTTTTCTGGCAAAGACAGTAAAAAGGCTTCATCTGCTGCATTGATTTTTGGTACATCTGGCAGACCTGCGGAGGCCAAAGCCAATAACCAATGAATCTCTACAAACACCCGCTGGCGCATAAATGCGGCTTCCGATAACCAGGGGCGCAAGGCATCTAGTTTTCCGGCATAACGGCCATCTAAAGGGGAAAGTGCATTAAGGGTAGAAATAGGCTGACTCACAAATATTGCCTTTACATTGAATGTGTCAATAAAACCTGATTTTAATCGTTCTTGAGGGCAACCCAATTTGGCTGAGATGACTATACTTAGCCACATGAAACTCATCGGATCCCTCACAAGCCCCTACGTACGCAAGGTACGCATTGTTTTCTCGGAAAAAAAGGTTGATGTAGACCTCGAACTCGAGAATGTCTGGGCTGCAGACACCAAAATTGCCCATAACAACCCTTTGGGCAAGATTCCTTGCCTAATTTTGGATGATGGTGAAGCGATTTATGACTCCCGCGTGATCGCGGAGTATGCCGACACCCTGAGCCCTGTAAGCAAGCTCATACCATCCGGTAGCCGGGAGCGGGCTGCAGTCAAAACCTGGGAAGTCCTGGCTGATGGAGTTGAAGACGCTGGTATTTTGGCTCGCCTAGAGGTGACTTTGCGACCACCAGAACAACAAAGTCCCGTCTGGCTTGAGCGTCAAATGGGGAAAATTAACTCCGCATTAGCCCAAATGTCCCGTGAATTAGGCGAAAACGCCTGGTGTCATGGCAACCAGATGACCCTGGCGGATATTGCAGTGGGATGTGCACTAGGTTACCTGTTGTTCCGCTTTCCTAATATCAACTGGCAAGCGCAATACCCCAACCTGGATGCCCTTTATCAAAAGTTAATGCAAAGGCCTTCCTTTGCCGAAACAGCACCTCCGGCAGCCTAAATCCCGTAATTGTTGATTTAGTAGTGAAGAAAACTTAGGCGGAAATAATTCCACCGCCTAGGCATACATCTCCGTCGTACAAAACGGCAGACTGGCCAGGGGTGACCGCCCACTGAGATTCCGGAAAGGCCAATTCAAAACTCAAGGGGCCTTCTGCTCCAGCAGTAAGAGAGCATGCGGAGTCTGTTTGACGATAACGCGTTTTTGCAGAGTACTGGCCTGGCGTAGGAGCTACTCCCGCAACCCAGCTAGCATCTATTGCAGTGAGTTGATTGGCCAATAACCATGGATGTTCGTGACCTTGTGCCACATATAGCGTGTTGTTCGCTACGTCTTTGCGAGCTACGTACCAAGCATCGCCGTTGCCATCTTGACTGCCACCCAAACCAATACCTTTACGCTGACCAAGAGTAAAGAATGCAAGACCCATGTGCTCTCCCACCGTTTTACCCTCAGGGGTTTTAATGGGGCCTGGAGTGCGTGGCAAGTAGCGGTTTAAGAATTCTCGAAAAGGGCGTTCACCAATAAAACAAATACCAGTGGAGTCTTTTTTGCGCGCATTGTGCAAGCCAATTTGCTCAGCAATCTGGCGCACTTCCGTCTTTGGGATCTCCCCAAGCGGGAAAAGAACGT
The window above is part of the beta proteobacterium CB genome. Proteins encoded here:
- a CDS encoding glutathione S-transferase domain-containing protein, whose amino-acid sequence is MKLIGSLTSPYVRKVRIVFSEKKVDVDLELENVWAADTKIAHNNPLGKIPCLILDDGEAIYDSRVIAEYADTLSPVSKLIPSGSRERAAVKTWEVLADGVEDAGILARLEVTLRPPEQQSPVWLERQMGKINSALAQMSRELGENAWCHGNQMTLADIAVGCALGYLLFRFPNINWQAQYPNLDALYQKLMQRPSFAETAPPAA
- a CDS encoding Adenylosuccinate lyase gives rise to the protein MSQPISTLNALSPLDGRYAGKLDALRPWLSEAAFMRQRVFVEIHWLLALASAGLPDVPKINAADEAFLLSLPENFSDADAQRIKDIEAVTNHDVKAVEYFLKEKVADRPDLLKASEFIHFACTSEDINNTSHGLMLRGARDEVLLPQLRKVLSVLTDLAIENAKVPLLSRTHGQPASPSTLGKELANIAKRLERAIATIAAVPLLGKMNGAVGNYNAHLSAYPNFDWENFSKNVVEKRLGLTFNPYTIQIEPHDGMAELFDAIARANTILLDMDRDFWAYISIGYFKQRTKAGEIGSSTMPHKVNPIDFENSEGNLGVANALLRHLAEKLPISRWQRDLTDSTVLRNLGPAFGHSVLAYDSALRGLGKLEVNHAAIAADLDECWEVLAEPVQTVMRRYGIENPYEQLKELTRGKGINQADLQTFIRGLQIPDDAKALLLEMTPSSYLGKAVELTERLKK
- the mnmA gene encoding tRNA (5-methylaminomethyl-2-thiouridylate)-methyltransferase, whose protein sequence is MGFSAYIEFSHFLMIPLNSSAIPASKPSKVVVGMSGGVDSSVAAWMLKQQGYEVIGLFMKNWEDDDSDEYCSARQDWLDVVSVADLIGIDVEAVNFAAEYRERVFAEFLREYAAGRTPNPDVLCNAEIKFKAFLDHAMSLGADAIATGHYARVRHHGGRVQLLKALDASKDQSYFLHRLTQAQLTNVLFPLGEIPKTEVRQIAEQIGLHNARKKDSTGICFIGERPFREFLNRYLPRTPGPIKTPEGKTVGEHMGLAFFTLGQRKGIGLGGSQDGNGDAWYVARKDVANNTLYVAQGHEHPWLLANQLTAIDASWVAGVAPTPGQYSAKTRYRQTDSACSLTAGAEGPLSFELAFPESQWAVTPGQSAVLYDGDVCLGGGIISA
- a CDS encoding 3-deoxy-D-manno-octulosonic-acid transferase domain-containing protein encodes the protein MSLTPSLGRAPQDSQYGARPKIWFAVYQLLWHLLLPFAFFRLAWRTRHSSEYLHHFFERLGFAYGKTTTPDSVWIHAVSVGETRAAQPLVQAYLERGEKVLLTHMTLNGRRTGAALFAKEIAAGQLRQVYLPYDLCWSVANFIRAFKPKFGLFMETEAWPTVVFYCAEIGLPLFLVNARLSERSARRVNQFGNAGRSLFQAFAGILAQTQFDAERYRTLGVKKLEIVGNLKFDVPLDSGLVEQGKSWKQKLHSDQRLMVCAASTRDGEESIILKAWKELLLSNSFDIAPLLCLVPRHPERFSEVANQIQDAGLRFRCRSEWTVMPNIHSDIDVILGDSMGEMPMYYSAADLVIMGGSLLPFGGQNLIEACAAGCPVLLGEHTYNFQQAALDAIEMGAAKRIKGELILGEPLALMDALKELLLNASELAKMSSAARAYSIEHQGATKKILAALEHQNFTLN